Proteins from one Candidatus Saccharimonadales bacterium genomic window:
- a CDS encoding PIN domain-containing protein encodes MESINISLFLAIILLAILAEVTYLVVKLPRQNINRKQSRPILVDTSVLIDARIIAVAQSGFIGDTLVIPRSVIGELQFLADNADHEKRTRARHGLDVVKELQSMPEVVVEILQDGSKAEEGVDERLLNLAKKYNAVICTIDFNLNKVATVEGITVLNVNELAKSLRMAYLPGERMLLEVTQKGQDKHQAVGHLTDGTMVVVEHAFKQIGKTVEIEFIRSLQTAAGKMMFARLVELEKPEPKQTPVEVVIAKVERPVKQHIDHSDRQTKKPAGRQQPVVFHSDDRDQKRVERTNRPSRGPKNDTKNQQPRVSHKPKTSAQREAALINLVDSQD; translated from the coding sequence ATGGAATCAATAAATATCTCATTATTTCTAGCTATTATTTTGCTAGCAATTCTTGCCGAAGTCACATACCTAGTGGTTAAATTACCTCGTCAAAATATTAACCGTAAACAATCTAGGCCGATCTTGGTAGATACCTCAGTTCTCATCGATGCTCGTATTATTGCCGTTGCTCAATCTGGTTTCATTGGAGACACACTTGTTATACCACGTAGTGTTATTGGGGAATTACAATTTCTAGCAGATAACGCTGATCATGAAAAACGCACGCGTGCACGTCACGGACTCGATGTCGTCAAAGAACTACAGTCGATGCCTGAAGTAGTCGTAGAGATCCTCCAGGACGGTAGTAAGGCCGAAGAAGGCGTCGATGAACGTCTTTTAAATCTTGCAAAAAAATACAATGCAGTGATATGCACAATTGACTTCAACCTCAATAAAGTCGCAACTGTCGAGGGTATCACAGTACTCAATGTTAATGAACTCGCAAAAAGTCTTCGTATGGCGTACCTTCCAGGTGAAAGAATGCTACTCGAGGTGACACAAAAAGGCCAGGACAAACATCAAGCTGTCGGGCACCTTACTGACGGCACGATGGTTGTCGTTGAACATGCATTTAAGCAAATAGGGAAAACAGTTGAAATAGAATTTATCCGAAGTTTACAAACGGCTGCTGGAAAGATGATGTTCGCAAGACTCGTTGAACTTGAAAAACCAGAGCCAAAGCAAACACCTGTAGAGGTGGTTATCGCAAAAGTTGAACGACCAGTTAAACAGCATATTGATCATTCAGATAGACAAACGAAAAAACCTGCCGGGAGACAGCAACCTGTAGTTTTCCATAGTGATGACCGTGATCAAAAACGTGTCGAGAGAACAAATCGTCCTTCTCGTGGTCCAAAAAATGATACCAAGAATCAACAGCCTCGTGTTTCTCATAAACCAAAAACATCCGCTCAGCGTGAAGCAGCCTTGATTAACCTTGTCGATAGCCAAGATTAA
- the radA gene encoding DNA repair protein RadA, with amino-acid sequence MVKSKSLFICQNCGSSYPKWTGKCDNCGEWNSLVEQAVSNGKSVVARGASSGKVLQPQTMQSISLEDTVARLATGFLDLDDVLGGGILPGGVILMAGQPGIGKSTLLLQMSAYIAGSVPVLYASGEESASQVKLRAERLGANKSEALSFVASTSADDIAATIRSGIYKLVIIDSIQTLSLDEITSAPGTVSQITNSSNVIIRAAKESGAAVVLVGHVTKEGSIAGPKVLEHLVDVVLQFEGDRYGGFKVVRAIKNRFGSTAEAAIFEMDEGGLRLVTNPSAALLAERQNSDGSVVLATIEGTRPLLVEIQALVNPTNFGYPKRTASGFDLNRLNLLIAVLERRTKLNLSDKDIYINVVGGLKLSDPAADLAICIAIASAAAGRRLGDEIVVFGEVGLGGEIRSVVSSDRRIAEAKKLGFKEAIAPKSTKKNSFIKGVGDLRQALIDYLQ; translated from the coding sequence ATGGTTAAATCAAAATCTCTTTTCATATGTCAGAATTGTGGCTCTAGTTACCCTAAATGGACAGGAAAATGTGATAACTGCGGCGAGTGGAACTCGCTTGTTGAACAGGCAGTCTCGAATGGCAAATCTGTTGTAGCAAGGGGTGCTAGCAGCGGCAAAGTTTTACAGCCACAAACAATGCAGTCAATTTCACTTGAAGATACAGTCGCCAGACTTGCGACTGGCTTCTTGGATCTTGATGATGTACTTGGTGGTGGAATTTTACCTGGTGGAGTTATCCTCATGGCAGGACAGCCAGGTATTGGTAAAAGTACACTTCTTCTTCAGATGAGTGCGTATATAGCTGGTTCAGTACCGGTGCTTTATGCAAGTGGCGAGGAGTCAGCATCACAAGTAAAACTCAGAGCAGAACGTCTAGGGGCAAACAAGAGTGAAGCGCTCAGCTTTGTTGCAAGCACCAGTGCCGATGATATTGCCGCAACAATTAGATCAGGTATTTATAAACTTGTTATTATCGATTCTATACAGACGTTGAGTCTTGATGAAATTACGTCAGCGCCTGGTACAGTCAGTCAAATCACAAATAGTAGTAATGTCATTATTCGTGCTGCTAAAGAATCTGGGGCAGCGGTCGTTCTTGTTGGTCACGTGACGAAAGAAGGTAGTATTGCAGGGCCTAAGGTACTTGAGCACCTTGTTGACGTTGTTCTGCAGTTTGAAGGTGATCGGTATGGTGGTTTTAAAGTTGTACGTGCAATAAAGAACCGGTTTGGCTCAACTGCCGAAGCTGCTATTTTTGAAATGGACGAAGGAGGTCTTCGATTAGTAACGAATCCTTCAGCTGCGCTTCTTGCTGAGCGACAAAACTCAGACGGATCAGTTGTTCTTGCGACCATAGAAGGGACAAGGCCGCTCCTCGTAGAGATTCAGGCACTTGTCAATCCGACTAATTTCGGGTATCCTAAACGTACTGCCAGTGGATTTGATCTAAATCGTCTTAACCTGTTGATCGCTGTACTTGAGCGACGCACTAAGTTGAATTTATCGGATAAAGACATTTATATCAATGTTGTTGGTGGACTAAAGCTCAGTGACCCAGCCGCAGATCTTGCAATATGCATTGCAATCGCAAGTGCCGCTGCCGGACGCAGATTAGGCGACGAGATTGTTGTATTTGGTGAAGTCGGTCTTGGTGGTGAAATCCGCAGTGTCGTTAGTAGTGACCGTCGTATAGCTGAAGCAAAAAAACTCGGATTTAAAGAAGCAATTGCGCCTAAGTCTACAAAAAAGAACTCATTTATAAAGGGTGTTGGCGATCTTCGTCAGGCTCTCATAGACTATTTACAGTAG
- the tyrS gene encoding tyrosine--tRNA ligase translates to MTLSEELAWRGFVNQMTFTDITELDGKPISFYFGVDPSADSMTIGNLAAAMMVRHFIDHGHKAYLLVGGATGIIGDPDGKKDERNLKTLDEIAKNKAGIAAQYNQVFAGKDFTIVDNYDWFKNINFIDFLRDVGKNVPTSQMLGRDFVQSRLGDGGAGISYAEFSYSLIQGYDFVHLSREYNVTLQLCGADQWGNSLAGVDLIRRMDGKEAHVYSIPLVINKSTGVKFGKSEGGAIWLDPRKTSVYQFYQFWLNVDDAGVIDYAKVYTILGKDELEALESKHQSNPGARDAQKALAHEVTTLVHGKARTESVERVTNVLFGDLKVNALSDDDLDALAAEIPSVDAGKSVVEALILAGAATSNGGARRLIESGAVSVNSEKVTVDHAITALSLLKKGKNNFILVR, encoded by the coding sequence ATGACACTTTCCGAAGAATTAGCCTGGCGTGGGTTTGTAAATCAAATGACTTTTACCGACATAACTGAACTTGACGGTAAGCCTATCTCTTTTTATTTTGGCGTGGATCCAAGTGCTGATAGTATGACTATCGGTAATTTAGCTGCAGCAATGATGGTTCGACACTTTATTGATCATGGGCATAAGGCATATCTGCTTGTCGGTGGTGCTACGGGTATTATTGGAGATCCTGATGGCAAAAAAGATGAAAGAAACCTAAAAACCCTTGATGAAATTGCTAAAAATAAGGCTGGGATTGCAGCGCAGTATAACCAGGTTTTTGCAGGTAAAGATTTCACAATTGTCGATAACTACGATTGGTTCAAAAATATTAATTTCATTGATTTTCTAAGAGACGTTGGAAAAAATGTCCCAACGAGTCAAATGCTTGGTCGTGATTTCGTACAGTCACGGCTTGGTGACGGCGGTGCTGGCATTAGCTATGCTGAGTTTAGCTACTCACTCATTCAGGGGTATGACTTCGTTCATTTATCAAGAGAATATAATGTTACTCTGCAACTTTGTGGAGCTGATCAATGGGGCAACTCACTTGCTGGAGTCGATCTCATACGTCGCATGGATGGTAAAGAAGCACACGTATACTCAATACCACTCGTTATTAATAAATCAACAGGCGTTAAGTTTGGTAAGAGCGAAGGTGGTGCTATTTGGCTTGATCCTAGAAAAACAAGTGTTTACCAGTTTTATCAATTCTGGCTTAACGTCGATGATGCTGGAGTTATCGATTATGCTAAGGTATACACAATCCTTGGTAAAGACGAGCTTGAAGCTCTTGAGAGCAAGCACCAAAGTAATCCCGGCGCTCGTGATGCTCAAAAAGCGCTCGCGCATGAAGTGACGACACTAGTTCACGGTAAGGCTCGCACGGAATCTGTCGAGCGTGTGACTAATGTTCTCTTTGGAGATCTAAAAGTAAATGCACTCAGTGATGACGATCTAGACGCACTCGCAGCAGAGATTCCATCTGTCGATGCTGGTAAGTCTGTCGTAGAGGCGCTTATCTTAGCTGGAGCAGCGACAAGTAATGGTGGAGCACGACGCCTAATCGAAAGTGGTGCGGTGTCAGTGAATAGTGAAAAAGTGACCGTTGATCATGCAATCACGGCACTATCACTTCTTAAAAAAGGTAAAAATAACTTTATCCTTGTTCGTTAA
- a CDS encoding FAD-binding oxidoreductase, whose translation MSKVATYLQEHIQGEVSTDPATLSHMSTDLSVLSIKPEMVVYPRSSSDIRKIARFSWQLAEKGHILPLTVRGDGSDLTGAAIGSGIIIATTAHLNSLFEFDQKQKLIRLQPGLSLKSLNDALSLQGMAVPPLSNVAYGTIGGAVGNNATSPLSGKYGDIREWTHQLEVVLASGDMLQTGRLSKRDLNKKKGLQGFEGQIYRELDHLIEDNKVLIDNNAPENVRDNVGYTSLAKVKKHDGSFDLTPLIVGSQGTLGIVSELILKTDFVSDKWAAAAISFGDLTEARDAVDQLRKYDPTILEFYDGELFADALERGKKYDFYDETITKAVVIIGFDDFSDRARAKKLKKLTKWAQNLPVKLLTGLDTEAAAVLALREVTIFRVNPNKKDISSPPLFDGAYVPWERFEDFSIAARQLAEKHRVSLPLYGRPIENVYSTRPLLELKKVGDKQKVFKLLDEYSNLVVHHGGHLIGQDGEGRLKARFAHKQLDDDILAVFNEVKRIFDPHGILNPGVKQSTDMKDLVSHLRPDYDTSKFADYSIYN comes from the coding sequence ATGAGTAAAGTAGCGACGTACCTACAGGAGCATATTCAAGGTGAGGTTTCGACTGATCCAGCAACCCTTAGTCATATGAGCACTGATCTCAGTGTCCTTAGTATTAAGCCTGAAATGGTTGTATATCCACGATCATCGAGCGATATTCGCAAAATAGCCAGATTCTCATGGCAGCTTGCTGAAAAAGGACATATCTTACCTTTAACAGTTCGTGGTGACGGAAGTGACCTTACTGGCGCAGCAATCGGTAGCGGTATTATTATTGCAACAACTGCCCATCTAAATAGCCTATTTGAATTTGATCAAAAACAGAAGCTAATTAGACTTCAACCTGGCCTTAGCCTCAAAAGTCTTAACGATGCTTTGTCTCTGCAAGGCATGGCCGTTCCGCCGCTTTCAAACGTTGCCTACGGAACGATTGGCGGTGCTGTCGGTAACAACGCTACAAGCCCATTATCTGGCAAGTACGGTGACATCAGAGAATGGACTCATCAACTCGAGGTTGTACTTGCTAGTGGGGACATGCTACAGACAGGGAGACTTTCAAAAAGAGACTTAAACAAGAAAAAAGGTCTCCAAGGCTTCGAAGGTCAAATATATAGAGAACTAGATCATCTCATCGAAGACAACAAAGTTCTTATTGATAATAATGCGCCTGAAAATGTCCGAGATAATGTTGGATATACATCGCTCGCAAAAGTTAAAAAACATGACGGATCGTTTGACCTCACTCCACTTATCGTTGGTAGTCAGGGGACACTTGGCATTGTATCTGAGCTTATTTTAAAGACTGATTTTGTCAGTGATAAGTGGGCAGCAGCAGCAATCTCGTTTGGCGATCTTACTGAAGCTCGGGACGCTGTCGATCAACTGCGTAAGTACGATCCGACTATCTTAGAGTTCTATGATGGTGAATTATTTGCGGACGCATTAGAACGCGGCAAAAAATATGATTTTTACGATGAGACAATAACAAAAGCAGTCGTGATCATAGGTTTTGATGACTTTAGTGATCGTGCTAGGGCAAAGAAACTCAAGAAGTTAACAAAATGGGCACAAAATTTACCAGTTAAACTCTTGACCGGACTAGACACTGAAGCAGCCGCAGTCCTCGCTCTAAGAGAAGTTACGATATTTAGGGTTAATCCGAATAAAAAGGATATATCATCGCCACCACTATTTGATGGTGCCTATGTACCGTGGGAGCGATTTGAAGATTTCTCAATAGCGGCAAGACAGCTCGCAGAAAAGCATCGTGTTTCATTGCCTCTCTATGGTCGTCCCATAGAAAATGTCTACTCAACACGGCCCCTTCTAGAGCTTAAAAAAGTGGGTGATAAACAAAAAGTCTTTAAACTACTTGATGAATACTCAAATCTTGTTGTACACCACGGCGGTCACTTGATCGGCCAGGATGGTGAAGGTCGTTTGAAGGCACGTTTTGCCCATAAACAACTTGATGATGACATTCTTGCCGTCTTTAATGAAGTAAAGCGAATTTTCGACCCGCATGGAATTTTGAATCCGGGTGTCAAACAATCGACCGATATGAAAGACCTTGTATCTCATCTTCGTCCAGACTATGACACAAGTAAGTTCGCCGACTACTCAATCTATAACTAG
- the recG gene encoding ATP-dependent DNA helicase RecG, which yields MNMSTSLDKVKGIGPKTGEQFALAGLRTVGDLIDFLPRAHEDFSEVVSIIDATPGKMTIKARCEKIATRPVRRGLRITTATLADDTGKLQAVWFNQPYRATQLAKSEGEFYFSGEFEFNYNRYQLTNPSAEKVSDMPVQTDRLLPVYRAIKGLKSPLVRKILAELRPLMTMLPDTLPDNIVTSEKLLTRSNAVLGMHFPKTAQDIKDARERLAFEELFQLLLASQFNRQENAALVGWHIPFDQSIVAGFVKQLPFELTGAQRRAAWEIIQDFERKVPMNRLLQGDVGSGKTVVAGLAARQAAHAGFQTALMAPTEILATQHAETLSRLLEPFDVKVGLLTGSVKGVARKTLYEQIYNGSVDVVVGTHALIQETVHFNKLGFVVIDEQHRFGVAQRQELLKKSKHMPHLLAMTATPIPRSLALTVYGELDVSILNELPKGRKPIETKIWSPNSRAQLYDKVDIEIASGRQAYVICTLIDDNPDNEIKSVQAEFKKLQNSVFKHRRIGLLHGKLKSEEKEAVMSSFSRGDIDILVSTTVVEVGVDVPNATIMLIENADRFGLSQLHQLRGRVGRSSHQSYCYLIMSDSSKPTARLKEVEKSNDGFYLAEVDLKLRGPGEIYGRSQHGALNLQIATLGDTKLIARAQKQARRFVESGADLLQYKQLADQVSKYQRLTTLN from the coding sequence ATGAACATGTCAACATCGCTCGACAAGGTTAAAGGCATCGGTCCAAAGACCGGTGAGCAGTTTGCTCTTGCTGGTCTACGAACAGTTGGGGATCTTATCGATTTTCTTCCCCGAGCGCATGAGGACTTCTCGGAGGTGGTATCAATTATCGATGCAACTCCAGGTAAGATGACCATTAAAGCGAGATGCGAAAAAATTGCCACTCGACCAGTTCGTCGTGGGCTGCGTATTACAACTGCAACTCTTGCTGACGACACAGGTAAGCTACAAGCAGTTTGGTTTAATCAGCCATATAGAGCAACGCAGCTTGCGAAGTCAGAAGGCGAATTCTATTTTTCTGGCGAGTTTGAATTTAACTACAATAGATATCAACTTACTAACCCGAGTGCGGAAAAAGTTAGTGACATGCCCGTACAAACCGATCGTCTACTCCCGGTCTACCGTGCAATCAAAGGGCTAAAGAGCCCACTTGTGCGTAAGATTTTAGCTGAGCTACGCCCGCTCATGACAATGCTACCCGATACACTTCCAGATAACATTGTTACATCCGAGAAACTATTAACACGATCCAATGCTGTTCTTGGGATGCATTTTCCAAAAACAGCCCAGGATATCAAAGATGCAAGGGAAAGACTCGCTTTCGAGGAACTGTTTCAGTTACTTCTTGCGAGTCAGTTCAACCGACAAGAAAATGCAGCGCTTGTTGGATGGCACATACCATTTGATCAATCAATCGTTGCGGGATTCGTAAAGCAATTGCCATTTGAGTTAACCGGAGCTCAGCGCCGGGCTGCATGGGAAATTATTCAGGACTTTGAGCGCAAAGTGCCCATGAACCGTTTACTTCAGGGTGATGTCGGGTCGGGAAAGACAGTAGTTGCTGGTCTTGCGGCCAGGCAGGCAGCCCACGCAGGATTTCAAACTGCTCTCATGGCACCGACTGAGATCCTCGCAACGCAGCATGCTGAGACGCTCTCAAGACTTCTTGAACCATTCGATGTAAAAGTAGGTTTACTTACGGGTAGCGTAAAAGGTGTCGCACGTAAAACACTTTATGAGCAGATATATAATGGCTCAGTTGATGTTGTCGTAGGGACACACGCCCTTATTCAAGAAACGGTACACTTTAATAAACTTGGTTTCGTTGTCATTGACGAACAACATAGATTCGGAGTTGCTCAGCGACAGGAACTACTTAAAAAATCCAAGCACATGCCACATCTACTTGCGATGACGGCGACGCCAATTCCTCGTAGCCTCGCGCTAACAGTTTATGGAGAGTTAGATGTATCTATTCTCAATGAACTGCCAAAAGGCAGAAAGCCAATTGAAACTAAAATCTGGTCTCCCAATAGTCGCGCTCAGTTATACGATAAAGTTGATATTGAAATCGCTAGCGGCAGGCAGGCATATGTTATTTGTACATTGATTGATGATAACCCAGATAATGAAATAAAGAGTGTACAGGCTGAATTCAAGAAGCTGCAAAATTCAGTATTTAAACATCGTCGTATCGGGTTACTGCATGGCAAATTAAAATCTGAAGAAAAAGAAGCAGTCATGTCGTCGTTTTCTAGAGGTGATATAGACATTCTTGTGAGTACAACTGTTGTTGAGGTGGGCGTTGATGTACCAAATGCTACCATTATGCTCATTGAAAACGCAGATCGATTTGGTCTCAGCCAGCTGCACCAGTTACGTGGACGCGTCGGGCGTTCATCACATCAAAGTTATTGTTATCTAATTATGAGCGATAGCAGCAAGCCAACAGCAAGATTAAAAGAGGTAGAAAAATCAAATGATGGTTTTTATCTTGCCGAGGTTGATCTGAAGCTACGTGGACCGGGCGAGATCTATGGGCGATCGCAGCACGGGGCTTTAAACCTACAAATTGCAACTCTTGGTGACACGAAGCTAATTGCAAGAGCACAAAAGCAAGCTCGTCGATTCGTCGAAAGTGGTGCTGATTTGCTACAATATAAACAGTTAGCTGATCAAGTGTCTAAATATCAAAGGTTAACGACGCTAAATTAA
- a CDS encoding transglycosylase domain-containing protein codes for MTKKSTKSRNMSVYSNLAHKRKTKKDGAARKRAEYLATLPKHPVKRLLYRLHPKRVAGYWFSKKGAFMALKIVGIGVLFMVLAVGALFAYYRKDLDAIRPGELAKRVQTTVTKYYDRNDQLLWEDKGDGNYTLVVDGNNISKLMKEATVAIEDQDFYKHGGISPSGIARSLLNNASGQSVQGGSTLTQQLVKQVFFADQAQARGLDGIPRKIKEIILAIEVERMYDKDQILDLYLNESPYGGRRNGVESGAQTYFGKSSKDLTLPEAALLAAIPNQPGLYDPYNTEGHDALISRQHKVIDNMVTQGYVTQKEGDDAKKYPILDTIKPESDQFKDIKAPHFVQMVRSQLEQELGKATVGRGGLTVKTTLDLRIQTKTEQAMTDMFNSKTPVSAGFSNGAATVEDSQTGQIIAMVGSRDFNYPGFGQDNAAMAYIQPGSTIKPLVYAQLFSKQPAGKQNYGSGSILSDANDFAKQYGAPLRDADGKFLGNIPIRKSLALSRNVPAVKAMYVAGQDATMKTIRDMGDTNYCTQGADAQAGLSAAIGGCGTRQIDHVNAFASLSRGGVYKPTSTVLEVKNSGGEVIKQWKDESKQIVDPQAAYIVSDILNDDNARSGLYGRNFYGLVVPGVRTATKTGTSDKDGQAKDIWNMSYSTAITMGVWLGNPDTQILKNGNSSLPAIIIGKVMEYAHKEVYQQEGKWKPGDWFTAPAGIQTINGELYPSWYNKAQSQTNASITFDKVSKKKAAACTPDGAKIDVNVNKIIDPITNKEVITAPDGYDATADDDFHKCTDVKPTVSNIVIGGKGSGSGGANSYKITITVSQGTDPIQQVDVTAGGAAVATLPAGGSYVTSYTPTAAGTVSVTATATDSGYYTGGATTTFVAAP; via the coding sequence GTGACCAAAAAATCTACTAAATCACGCAACATGAGCGTGTACTCTAACTTAGCTCATAAACGTAAAACGAAAAAAGACGGCGCAGCACGAAAACGTGCTGAGTATTTAGCTACGCTTCCAAAGCATCCCGTTAAGCGTCTTCTCTATCGACTGCATCCAAAACGCGTTGCTGGATACTGGTTTAGTAAAAAGGGTGCATTTATGGCACTTAAGATCGTTGGTATCGGTGTCCTGTTCATGGTTCTTGCAGTTGGTGCACTATTTGCCTATTACCGCAAAGATCTTGATGCGATTCGTCCCGGTGAACTTGCAAAACGAGTTCAGACAACTGTCACGAAGTATTATGACCGTAATGATCAGCTTCTCTGGGAAGATAAGGGTGACGGCAACTATACTCTAGTAGTTGATGGTAATAACATTAGCAAGCTAATGAAAGAAGCAACCGTCGCTATCGAGGACCAGGATTTTTATAAGCACGGTGGAATTAGTCCAAGTGGTATCGCTCGATCACTTCTTAATAATGCAAGTGGTCAAAGCGTCCAGGGTGGTTCAACTCTGACGCAACAATTAGTTAAGCAGGTCTTTTTCGCCGACCAGGCTCAAGCGCGTGGGCTTGATGGTATACCTCGAAAAATTAAGGAAATTATCTTAGCTATCGAAGTTGAACGCATGTACGACAAGGATCAAATTCTTGATCTGTACCTAAATGAATCTCCTTATGGTGGACGCCGTAACGGAGTTGAGTCCGGTGCACAGACTTATTTTGGTAAATCATCAAAAGATCTGACATTACCAGAAGCAGCTCTTCTCGCAGCAATTCCAAACCAACCTGGACTATATGATCCATATAACACTGAGGGTCATGATGCCCTAATCTCACGCCAGCATAAGGTCATAGATAACATGGTGACCCAGGGATACGTCACGCAAAAAGAGGGTGACGATGCTAAAAAGTACCCTATCCTTGACACAATCAAACCAGAAAGTGATCAGTTCAAAGATATTAAAGCACCTCACTTTGTGCAAATGGTTCGCTCACAGTTAGAACAAGAGCTAGGTAAAGCTACTGTTGGTCGCGGTGGCCTTACAGTAAAGACGACGCTCGACCTTCGTATTCAGACAAAGACAGAACAAGCTATGACTGATATGTTCAACTCCAAGACACCAGTAAGTGCAGGATTCTCAAATGGTGCGGCAACTGTCGAAGATAGTCAAACTGGACAAATTATAGCAATGGTCGGCAGTAGGGACTTCAACTATCCAGGGTTCGGCCAAGATAACGCAGCCATGGCATATATCCAGCCAGGTTCAACCATCAAGCCTCTTGTCTATGCTCAGCTCTTTTCTAAGCAACCAGCTGGCAAGCAAAACTACGGTAGTGGGAGTATTTTGTCTGACGCAAATGACTTCGCAAAACAATACGGTGCTCCGCTCCGCGATGCAGATGGCAAGTTCCTGGGCAACATACCTATCCGCAAAAGCTTAGCCCTATCAAGAAATGTTCCTGCGGTTAAAGCAATGTACGTTGCAGGACAAGACGCAACGATGAAGACAATTCGTGATATGGGTGATACAAATTACTGTACACAAGGTGCCGATGCTCAAGCTGGGCTCTCAGCTGCTATTGGTGGATGTGGAACGAGACAAATCGATCACGTCAACGCATTTGCGTCACTCTCACGTGGTGGTGTCTATAAGCCAACAAGCACTGTTCTTGAAGTTAAAAATAGCGGCGGCGAGGTCATTAAGCAGTGGAAAGATGAAAGTAAACAAATCGTTGACCCACAAGCTGCTTATATAGTCAGTGATATCCTAAACGATGATAATGCACGTTCGGGGCTCTATGGTCGCAACTTCTACGGCCTTGTCGTTCCAGGAGTGCGTACAGCCACTAAGACTGGTACTTCAGACAAAGACGGACAAGCTAAAGATATCTGGAACATGAGCTATAGCACAGCCATCACAATGGGCGTATGGCTTGGTAACCCAGATACACAGATTCTTAAAAACGGTAACTCTTCACTTCCTGCCATCATTATCGGTAAGGTTATGGAGTACGCACATAAAGAAGTTTACCAACAGGAAGGTAAATGGAAACCTGGAGATTGGTTTACTGCCCCTGCCGGTATCCAAACAATAAACGGCGAGCTATACCCTTCTTGGTACAACAAAGCTCAGTCACAAACAAATGCGTCAATAACATTCGATAAGGTTTCAAAGAAAAAAGCAGCAGCATGCACACCTGATGGTGCAAAGATTGATGTGAATGTTAATAAGATCATTGATCCGATTACAAATAAAGAAGTTATCACTGCACCTGACGGATACGACGCAACTGCAGATGATGATTTCCATAAGTGTACCGACGTTAAACCAACTGTTTCCAATATAGTTATCGGCGGTAAAGGCTCTGGGTCAGGTGGTGCAAACTCTTACAAGATAACTATCACTGTATCGCAAGGTACCGATCCAATTCAGCAAGTTGATGTCACAGCTGGTGGTGCAGCCGTAGCTACCTTACCAGCTGGCGGAAGCTACGTGACAAGTTACACTCCAACTGCTGCAGGAACAGTATCAGTTACAGCAACAGCCACAGACAGTGGTTACTATACCGGTGGAGCAACAACTACCTTCGTCGCTGCACCTTGA
- the rsmD gene encoding 16S rRNA (guanine(966)-N(2))-methyltransferase RsmD, with product MNIRIISGTYGGRQIEAPDGSQTHPMSERIRNALFNSLGQLVKDATVLDAFAGTGAVGLEALSRGAKKVTFVERDRIAQKVLARNIEVLGAADQANIIRSSLGSWLQKNDVQKYDIIFADPPYHDTQFSTVSELFALLKPSGYMILSHPGRGELPTKNGVVVVDNRSYGNAVLTFYRRDSAV from the coding sequence ATGAACATTCGAATCATAAGCGGGACATATGGTGGTCGCCAAATTGAGGCACCTGACGGCTCTCAAACACATCCAATGAGTGAGCGAATTCGAAACGCGCTATTTAATAGTTTGGGTCAGTTAGTAAAAGATGCCACTGTGCTCGACGCATTTGCGGGTACGGGTGCTGTCGGGTTAGAAGCGCTAAGTCGTGGAGCGAAAAAGGTGACATTTGTTGAGCGTGATCGTATAGCACAAAAAGTACTCGCGCGTAATATTGAAGTGCTCGGAGCAGCTGATCAGGCAAACATTATCAGGTCGAGTCTTGGTAGTTGGTTACAAAAAAATGACGTACAAAAGTACGATATTATTTTCGCTGATCCACCCTATCATGACACACAGTTTTCCACAGTATCAGAATTATTTGCACTATTAAAACCAAGTGGATATATGATATTATCACATCCAGGTAGGGGTGAGTTGCCAACCAAAAACGGAGTTGTTGTGGTGGACAATCGTAGTTATGGAAACGCGGTACTCACCTTCTACCGCCGTGATAGCGCTGTTTAG